The bacterium genome includes a region encoding these proteins:
- a CDS encoding tail fiber protein, whose product MDELWHNPRIANRPAQPYLGEIRLHAGPNIPQGWFRCDGRYLAISYNTDLFEVIGNTYGGDGRTTFALPDLRGRVAVGVGAGPGLSNRKLGEEFGAESVILDVTQLPAHDHTLRATNSSATQTQPAGNVLATASTPQYLNASTSVVMGTDSIGVTGSNAPHANVQPSTTLSYIIAYHSNDARSIVPNASKWPVSPELASPRWPIADIGTGSAVIVDNARDYPWNGRLEIFTSGGVDYTGLEIVEHEDGVGTIWYAIPADQDLAAGPVEPMFVLNPGAGDATPPADGRVTITLEGFGTRLFAISQVMLDFRLGGWGQGVEFNYDLEPRATRLDQHSGLQFTSGGVDYLAIEMLQHEDGIGTIWFAIPKNHDLEAGPVEGYIVLAPDRVNPV is encoded by the coding sequence ATGGATGAGCTGTGGCACAATCCGCGGATCGCGAATCGTCCGGCGCAGCCGTACCTGGGCGAGATCCGTCTCCATGCGGGGCCGAATATCCCGCAGGGGTGGTTTCGGTGCGATGGAAGATATCTGGCCATTTCCTACAACACAGATCTCTTCGAGGTGATCGGGAATACCTATGGTGGCGATGGGCGAACGACGTTCGCCCTGCCGGATCTGAGGGGGCGTGTGGCGGTGGGTGTCGGCGCAGGACCTGGGCTGAGCAATCGGAAGCTGGGCGAGGAGTTCGGCGCTGAGTCGGTGATCCTGGATGTGACGCAATTGCCGGCGCACGATCACACGTTGAGGGCGACGAATTCCTCCGCCACGCAGACGCAGCCGGCGGGCAATGTGCTGGCGACGGCTTCGACGCCCCAGTATCTCAATGCCTCCACGTCTGTCGTGATGGGGACTGATTCTATTGGTGTCACTGGCAGCAACGCCCCCCACGCCAACGTGCAGCCCTCGACGACGTTGAGCTACATCATTGCCTATCATTCTAACGATGCGCGCTCTATTGTTCCGAACGCCTCCAAGTGGCCTGTCTCGCCGGAACTGGCATCGCCGCGCTGGCCGATCGCGGACATCGGGACGGGTTCGGCGGTGATCGTCGACAACGCGCGCGATTATCCCTGGAACGGGCGCCTGGAGATTTTCACTTCCGGTGGCGTCGATTACACGGGTCTCGAAATCGTTGAACACGAAGATGGGGTTGGGACGATCTGGTATGCGATTCCCGCGGATCAGGATCTGGCGGCCGGCCCGGTCGAGCCCATGTTTGTCCTCAATCCCGGCGCCGGTGATGCAACCCCGCCGGCGGATGGGCGAGTAACGATTACTCTCGAGGGATTTGGGACGCGGCTATTCGCCATTTCTCAAGTCATGCTCGATTTCCGTCTGGGTGGATGGGGACAAGGCGTGGAATTCAATTATGATCTTGAACCTCGCGCGACGCGTCTCGACCAACACAGCGGCTTACAGTTCACGTCCGGTGGGGTCGATTACCTTGCTATCGAGATGCTGCAGCACGAGGATGGCATCGGCACCATCTGGTTCGCGATTCCAAAGAACCATGATCTCGAAGCCGGACCGGTGGAGGGGTACATCGTTCTCGCGCCGGATCGCGTAAATCCAGTTTAA
- a CDS encoding cadherin repeat domain-containing protein codes for MITSRPFRILSCGTAMLFLLAMNCVFAQAVTSTYTSRADFLAEIPYDTAEVDFEFISAGSTFPSNVSIGTVFFSHNAGGLDFQVSDAYDQTTPDGANALGLSTEDELFWSGDEVVMTTGYPVAAFGISIIASPGDVQPGDLTLFVEPDVFIANSATPDAFLPDGGEVYFFGLIIHGATELDRFSTAILSTDDPEGLGYFVFSIDDVIHEADPAILINNCGLVAGQSIRLVSDNPSGAIGLPAGTCGYVACTNVSAEPGVLVSFENWQHGIDAMVDCTGPIAFPPRSLWWVSCSDVVADVSCPGPPPVRSYDDFDDFFADHGAGSSSIDFESAVAGSTYPPPVTLGGVTLSHSAAGADFLVTDDFSQTTAGGSNSAGLDTADRAFLSGDSVTIDFCIPVRSFGLFVIGSPGDVQAGDFTLTVGPGTSVSNGATPSAILPDGGEAYFLGLGVESSIPSVLSATLISNDTAGQGFYVFNIDDLIFPTIENNPPTNIFLSNNTIEENKRNLWNVGWFSVLDDDPVDSHVLELIDVDPSPSSFSFLLTGNLLRTTRTLDYEDIPSYKLLIRCTDNCGAAIQKVFTIEVIDLPPCTVPGARVETIAPDPSGASALPIGSAGTVICTHPTDETVLLISFDGWDLGTNDTGDCDGTPLGFAADSLWWVECSEVQVTDQDHWLTF; via the coding sequence GTGATTACCTCACGACCTTTCCGGATCCTCTCTTGCGGAACGGCGATGCTGTTCCTCCTGGCGATGAATTGCGTCTTTGCCCAGGCGGTGACGAGCACGTACACGAGCCGGGCGGATTTTCTTGCAGAGATTCCGTACGACACGGCGGAAGTCGATTTCGAGTTTATCTCTGCCGGATCGACCTTCCCCTCTAATGTCTCGATCGGTACTGTGTTCTTTTCGCACAACGCTGGCGGATTGGATTTTCAGGTCAGCGATGCCTACGACCAGACGACACCCGACGGCGCAAACGCGTTGGGGCTCAGCACGGAGGATGAGTTGTTCTGGTCGGGCGACGAGGTTGTGATGACGACTGGCTATCCGGTCGCGGCCTTTGGCATCAGTATCATTGCCAGTCCCGGCGATGTGCAGCCGGGCGATTTGACGTTGTTTGTCGAGCCGGATGTCTTCATTGCGAACAGCGCAACTCCCGACGCGTTTCTTCCCGACGGCGGCGAGGTGTATTTCTTCGGCCTGATCATCCATGGTGCGACGGAACTGGATCGTTTCTCTACGGCGATTCTCTCGACCGACGATCCCGAGGGGCTCGGGTACTTTGTCTTCAGTATCGATGATGTGATCCACGAAGCAGACCCCGCCATTCTTATCAACAACTGCGGCCTTGTGGCAGGGCAGAGCATTCGCCTGGTCAGCGACAATCCGAGCGGTGCCATCGGCCTGCCCGCCGGAACGTGCGGCTATGTCGCTTGCACCAACGTGAGTGCTGAACCTGGAGTGCTCGTTTCCTTCGAGAACTGGCAGCATGGCATCGATGCGATGGTGGATTGCACGGGACCGATTGCGTTTCCGCCCAGATCGCTTTGGTGGGTGAGTTGTTCGGATGTTGTTGCCGACGTATCATGTCCCGGCCCGCCGCCGGTTCGTTCTTACGATGATTTTGACGATTTCTTCGCCGACCACGGGGCCGGCTCCTCCAGCATCGACTTCGAATCCGCCGTCGCGGGGTCGACGTATCCGCCACCGGTCACCTTGGGTGGCGTGACGTTGTCGCATTCTGCTGCAGGGGCGGACTTCCTCGTGACCGACGATTTCTCGCAAACGACGGCGGGAGGAAGCAACTCGGCTGGACTCGATACGGCGGACCGCGCCTTTCTTTCGGGTGATAGTGTGACCATCGACTTCTGCATCCCGGTAAGGTCTTTTGGCCTGTTTGTGATTGGCAGTCCCGGGGACGTGCAAGCGGGCGACTTCACATTGACCGTTGGCCCAGGGACCTCCGTCAGCAACGGTGCAACACCCAGCGCGATTCTGCCCGACGGCGGTGAGGCGTACTTCCTCGGCCTGGGCGTTGAATCGTCGATCCCCAGCGTTCTCTCTGCGACCTTGATCAGCAATGACACCGCGGGGCAGGGCTTCTACGTTTTCAACATTGACGATCTGATTTTCCCGACGATCGAAAACAATCCGCCAACGAATATCTTCTTGAGCAATAACACGATCGAGGAGAATAAGCGGAATCTCTGGAATGTTGGGTGGTTTAGTGTCTTGGATGATGATCCGGTCGATTCGCACGTGCTGGAGTTGATCGATGTCGATCCATCGCCGAGCAGCTTCTCGTTCCTGCTGACGGGAAATCTGCTTCGTACGACGAGGACCCTGGATTACGAAGACATTCCGAGCTATAAGCTATTGATTCGCTGCACCGATAACTGCGGCGCTGCGATCCAGAAGGTCTTCACGATCGAGGTTATCGATCTGCCGCCTTGTACTGTGCCCGGCGCGCGTGTCGAGACCATTGCGCCCGATCCTTCCGGCGCATCCGCTTTGCCGATTGGCAGTGCCGGCACGGTGATCTGCACGCATCCTACTGACGAGACAGTGCTACTCATCTCGTTCGATGGATGGGACCTCGGCACGAACGACACCGGCGATTGCGACGGCACACCGTTAGGTTTCGCCGCTGACTCGCTGTGGTGGGTGGAGTGCAGCGAAGTCCAAGTTACCGACCAGGATCACTGGCTGACGTTCTGA